From Nicotiana tabacum cultivar K326 chromosome 22, ASM71507v2, whole genome shotgun sequence, one genomic window encodes:
- the LOC142175797 gene encoding uncharacterized protein LOC142175797 → MENFRSKSTRERRNMPIENYYSSESGRAGPTNMQDLRSYSTSHTSCNYSSVEPNPNYDKEVKIKRSKSKVMSSSSLKNWTFNDPELQRKKRVVGYKSYAVEGKMKGSFRKSFRWIKNTCNHVVHGLW, encoded by the coding sequence ATGGAGAATTTTAGATCTAAATCAACTAGAGAAAGAAGAAATATGCCAATAGAAAACTACTATAGCAGTGAAAGTGGCAGGGCAGGTCCAACAAACATGCAAGATTTAAGGAGTTATAGTACTTCACATACTTCTTGTAATTATTCATCTGTAGAGCCAAATCCTAATTATGATAAGGAAGTGAAGATCAAGAGGAGCAAGAGCAAAGTAATGTCATCTTCTTCTTTAAAGAATTGGACTTTTAATGATCCTGAATTGCAAAGGAAGAAAAGAGTGGTTGGATATAAGTCTTATGCTGTGGAAGGTAAGATGAAAGGTTCATTTAGAAAGAGTTTTAGATGGATTAAGAATACTTGCAACCATGTTGTACATGGATTGTGGTGA
- the LOC142175798 gene encoding uncharacterized protein LOC142175798: protein MAKDSELWDVICDGPFVPTKKVGDPAVTVPNTRKEFNDADRKSIEKNFRAKKILVCGIGPDEYNMISACQSAKEIWEALQTAHERTTQVKQSKIDMLTTEYELFRMKDDESIQDMHTRFTSIINELHSLGEIIPRNKFVRNILSVLPSSWENKVNAITEAKDLQKLTMDELVGNLKTYEMKKKDNERREP from the coding sequence ATGGCTAAAGACTCTGAGCTGTGGGACGTTATCTGTGACGGTCCCTTTGTCCCTACAAAGAAGGTTGGAGATCCAGCTGTGACAGTTCCTAATACAAGAAAGGAGTTCAATGACGCTGATCGAAAATCCATTGAGAAAAATTTTCGTGCTAAGAAAATTCTGGTTTGTGGAATAGGTCCTGATGAATACAACATGATATCTGCCTGTCAATCTGcaaaagaaatatgggaagctcTACAGACTGCTCACGAGAGAACCACTCAAGTGAAGCAATCCAAGATTGACATGCTCACCACTGAATATGAGCTCTTCAGAATGAAGGACGATGAATCCATTCAAGATATGCATACTCGATTCACTTCCATCATCAATGAGCTGCACTCTCTTGGTGAAATCATTCCCAGAAACAAGTTTGTGAGAAATATCCTCAGCGTGCTGCCCAGCTCTTGGGAAAATAAAGTAAATGCTATCACAGAAGCAAAAGATCTTCAGAAGCTGACCATGGACGAACTTGTTGGCAATCTGAAGacttatgaaatgaagaagaaggacaATGAGAGAAGAGAGCCGTaa